The following proteins are encoded in a genomic region of Blastopirellula marina:
- a CDS encoding transaldolase family protein has product MTTPLESLIQTGTKVWLDSIDPQLVDSNYKLGVSGATSNPVIVSGLIDSGKYNEWIEELTSQGKDKDDIAWTITDRLVQRAQDVFLPVWERTEGNDGYVSFELDPLLEDPELNMPHEERVAKYIELGKYWGLGRPNRMIKVPATPAGIDALEELCAAGITLNVTLCFTMRQYHAAREAVWRGAQRRDSLDGFKSVYSIFVSRVDVYSEKHLPDLSDAAQGQLGIVNAKNIWRDNAEFWADKNLKLQQELIFASTGTKLPEDPPWKYVAAFAGDGIETNPPKTNDQVQESGKSFDRQIDQMPSQEVLDELKAKVDYADLEKVLMDEGIAKFADPQKALLSLIESKKAAV; this is encoded by the coding sequence ATGACGACACCACTAGAGTCGCTTATTCAAACTGGCACCAAAGTCTGGCTCGATTCGATTGATCCCCAGTTAGTCGATTCCAATTACAAGTTGGGAGTAAGCGGGGCCACCTCGAATCCAGTGATCGTCTCAGGTTTGATTGATTCCGGCAAATACAACGAGTGGATCGAAGAACTGACGTCGCAGGGTAAGGACAAGGACGATATCGCCTGGACGATCACCGATCGCTTGGTTCAGCGAGCCCAGGACGTCTTCCTGCCGGTTTGGGAACGAACCGAAGGCAACGACGGTTACGTGAGCTTCGAGCTTGATCCGTTGCTGGAAGACCCTGAGCTGAATATGCCCCACGAAGAACGTGTGGCAAAATACATCGAACTGGGTAAATACTGGGGACTCGGTCGCCCTAATCGAATGATTAAGGTGCCTGCGACTCCGGCCGGAATCGACGCTCTGGAAGAGCTTTGTGCTGCCGGCATTACGCTAAACGTGACGCTCTGCTTCACCATGCGACAGTATCATGCGGCTCGCGAAGCGGTTTGGCGTGGTGCTCAGCGACGTGATTCGCTCGATGGTTTCAAAAGTGTCTACTCGATCTTCGTTTCTCGCGTCGATGTTTACAGCGAAAAGCACCTGCCCGATTTAAGCGATGCTGCCCAGGGACAACTCGGGATCGTGAACGCTAAGAACATCTGGCGCGATAATGCCGAATTCTGGGCCGATAAGAATCTGAAGCTGCAACAAGAGCTGATCTTTGCCTCGACGGGCACCAAATTGCCGGAAGATCCACCATGGAAGTATGTTGCTGCCTTCGCAGGAGATGGCATCGAAACGAATCCTCCGAAGACAAACGATCAAGTTCAGGAAAGTGGCAAGTCGTTTGATCGTCAGATCGATCAGATGCCTTCGCAAGAGGTTCTCGACGAACTTAAAGCCAAGGTCGATTACGCCGACCTAGAGAAGGTCCTGATGGACGAAGGGATCGCCAAGTTTGCCGATCCACAGAAGGCCCTGCTCTCGTTGATCGAGTCAAAGAAAGCGGCAGTCTAA
- a CDS encoding efflux RND transporter permease subunit encodes MQMRRPTFFERYAIWVLCGIFFLVPFALRGARLSLEQMKNDVKDWLPDDFAETSELDWFRDHFMGEQFVLISWEGCTEDDQSLNYLARLLVPEPSADAQKKGEPQDHFQPDFIGDELALYYPDTPGDDQEDYRNWGGEDEKWFLGKGNQWFYLLPNGEIYKWDGKSTVLGALGRLSERVFYGGNSINGDYVKKVDKYYYDNPRRLQARLFKSVTTGPDVLATLASPGGTLVRDEDPTPQELADARKKALDRLTGTLFGPDGKQTCLIVTLTEAGKMDLRRTMGHGVLGRPMGQLEELAKQAGVPLDKLRLGGPPVDNVSIDEEGERTLARLVSFSVVLGLGLSYFCLRSIKLTIMVFFVGGISAVTSLSLVWWTAGTFIWWLDPTTDAVMMSMPAVVYVLGLSGAIHIVNYYRDVVKENGTLRNAPELTIAHGWYPCTIAAVTTAVGLGSLATSSITPIHKFGIFSALGVLATLFLLFTYLPAALQMWPPDPAPKKGNDFKPKEPSATGLWIRGLGDRIGDFIINNNVKVAVSCMCIFLFFAFGLQYLKTSVQLLKMFDDDARIIKDYAWLEENLGKLVPMELVVRIEPELLYYDEPAEGSDHTPLNPKAEAATDKLEPKFRYSFLERMEMAGRVASVVEEYLGPDGAEVVGPPTSALTFAPELPAAGSSTASFLERGAYSRRLEASFNEFVGSDYLRVDKENGAELWRVSLRLGALENIDYGNFVDDLKQVTEPIMDAYLARDRILKQLDKDRDGRGYVNAKVGLLGVNYASQENAEEASEIGKDEHSRYDHLDATKVFSETLRDLLTNARVKLIDHDPNYHTQDRLAYIEKNCDYIVLVEPNEMYDMDAMSKSMKGTFDVTDHEYNGQDIPRMYDPQRPPVSLVYTGVVPVVYKAARTLLSNLIESTVWAFALIALVMSLVLKSLRAGLISMLPNVFPICVVFGYMSWTGMEVDIGTMMTASVAMGVAVDDTVHFLTWFRWGLDEGYSRARAIKEAYSRCALAMFQTTIIGGLGLAVFAFSTFTPTQRFGYLMVSLLAVALVGDLLFLPALLAGPLGRVFRPDHKARSKKDDDGDQEEASMETENSESPSAIESELEETEEPRVYPVHGRSRPA; translated from the coding sequence ATGCAAATGCGTCGTCCAACATTTTTCGAGCGATATGCCATCTGGGTCCTATGTGGGATCTTCTTTCTCGTCCCGTTTGCTTTACGTGGAGCCCGGCTCTCGTTGGAGCAAATGAAGAACGATGTCAAAGACTGGCTTCCCGACGATTTTGCCGAGACCTCAGAGCTCGATTGGTTTCGCGATCACTTCATGGGGGAACAGTTCGTTCTCATCAGTTGGGAAGGCTGTACCGAAGATGATCAATCGCTGAATTACTTAGCCCGTTTGCTCGTGCCAGAGCCATCGGCCGACGCCCAGAAGAAGGGCGAACCGCAAGATCACTTTCAGCCAGACTTCATCGGTGATGAGTTAGCGCTCTACTACCCCGATACGCCCGGCGACGATCAGGAAGACTATCGCAACTGGGGTGGCGAAGACGAAAAGTGGTTCCTGGGCAAAGGGAATCAGTGGTTTTATCTGCTTCCCAACGGCGAGATCTACAAATGGGACGGCAAAAGCACGGTCCTAGGCGCACTTGGCCGTCTAAGCGAACGAGTCTTCTATGGTGGCAACTCCATCAACGGCGACTACGTCAAAAAGGTCGATAAATACTACTACGATAACCCACGCCGACTTCAGGCTCGTCTATTCAAATCGGTGACGACAGGTCCCGATGTGTTGGCGACCTTGGCTTCACCAGGCGGCACTTTGGTTCGCGACGAGGATCCGACACCGCAAGAGTTAGCGGACGCCAGGAAGAAGGCACTCGATCGCTTGACCGGTACTCTCTTTGGTCCGGACGGTAAACAGACTTGCCTGATTGTCACGCTGACCGAAGCTGGCAAGATGGACCTGCGGCGTACCATGGGGCACGGCGTGCTGGGCCGACCGATGGGACAATTGGAAGAGCTCGCCAAACAGGCAGGCGTTCCGCTCGATAAGTTGCGTCTTGGTGGACCACCGGTCGACAACGTTTCGATCGACGAAGAAGGGGAACGCACCCTGGCCCGCCTGGTCTCGTTCAGTGTGGTATTGGGTCTTGGGCTCTCTTACTTCTGTCTTCGTAGCATCAAGCTGACGATCATGGTCTTCTTCGTTGGCGGTATTAGCGCCGTGACCAGCTTGTCTTTAGTGTGGTGGACTGCGGGGACGTTTATCTGGTGGCTTGATCCGACGACCGATGCAGTGATGATGTCGATGCCGGCTGTGGTGTACGTATTGGGCCTATCCGGCGCCATTCATATTGTGAACTACTACCGTGACGTCGTGAAGGAAAATGGAACGCTTCGCAACGCACCTGAGTTGACCATCGCGCATGGTTGGTATCCGTGTACCATCGCGGCCGTCACCACGGCGGTTGGTCTCGGTTCGCTGGCGACCAGTAGCATTACGCCGATTCACAAGTTCGGCATATTCTCGGCATTGGGTGTGTTGGCAACGTTGTTCTTGCTATTCACTTATCTGCCGGCTGCGTTGCAGATGTGGCCTCCCGATCCGGCGCCAAAGAAAGGCAACGACTTCAAACCGAAAGAGCCTTCGGCAACTGGTTTATGGATACGTGGACTTGGCGATCGCATCGGCGACTTCATCATCAACAACAACGTGAAGGTTGCCGTCAGCTGCATGTGCATCTTCCTTTTCTTCGCGTTTGGATTGCAGTACTTAAAGACGTCGGTTCAGCTGCTGAAGATGTTCGACGATGACGCGCGCATCATCAAAGACTATGCCTGGCTCGAAGAGAATCTCGGCAAGTTGGTGCCGATGGAGCTTGTTGTAAGAATTGAACCGGAATTGCTGTATTACGATGAACCAGCGGAAGGCAGCGACCACACGCCGTTGAATCCAAAGGCGGAGGCTGCAACAGATAAGTTGGAACCGAAGTTCCGCTATTCGTTCCTGGAACGAATGGAAATGGCTGGCCGTGTCGCTAGTGTCGTTGAGGAGTACCTCGGACCAGACGGAGCCGAGGTAGTCGGCCCGCCGACGTCGGCCCTCACCTTTGCACCAGAACTTCCAGCCGCTGGTAGCAGCACCGCGTCTTTCTTAGAGCGGGGAGCTTACAGTCGCCGCTTGGAAGCTTCGTTCAACGAGTTTGTTGGCTCCGACTACTTACGCGTTGACAAGGAAAACGGAGCCGAACTGTGGCGAGTTAGCCTGCGACTTGGTGCTCTCGAGAACATCGATTACGGCAATTTCGTAGATGACTTGAAGCAAGTCACCGAACCGATCATGGATGCCTATTTGGCACGTGATCGAATTCTCAAACAACTCGACAAAGATCGAGATGGCCGTGGTTATGTGAATGCCAAGGTAGGCTTGCTGGGCGTGAATTATGCTTCCCAAGAGAATGCGGAAGAAGCCTCCGAGATTGGCAAAGATGAACACAGCCGATACGACCATCTCGACGCGACGAAAGTATTCTCCGAGACCTTGCGTGACCTTCTTACCAATGCCCGCGTCAAACTGATCGATCACGATCCCAATTACCATACTCAGGATCGGCTCGCTTACATCGAGAAGAACTGCGACTACATCGTGTTGGTCGAACCGAACGAAATGTATGACATGGACGCGATGAGTAAGTCCATGAAGGGAACCTTCGACGTTACCGATCACGAGTACAACGGCCAAGACATCCCGCGAATGTACGATCCGCAGCGGCCTCCGGTTTCGCTGGTTTACACCGGCGTGGTGCCTGTCGTTTACAAAGCCGCACGAACGCTTCTTTCGAACTTGATTGAGAGCACTGTCTGGGCGTTTGCCTTGATCGCTTTGGTGATGTCGCTGGTGCTAAAGAGCCTGCGAGCTGGGTTGATCTCGATGTTGCCGAATGTCTTCCCCATTTGCGTTGTGTTTGGCTACATGTCGTGGACCGGCATGGAAGTCGACATTGGGACGATGATGACTGCGAGCGTGGCTATGGGGGTGGCGGTTGACGATACGGTTCATTTCCTTACTTGGTTCCGCTGGGGCCTCGACGAAGGCTATTCACGTGCCCGGGCGATTAAAGAAGCCTACAGTCGCTGTGCTTTGGCCATGTTCCAGACGACCATCATTGGTGGTCTCGGCTTGGCCGTGTTTGCCTTTAGCACGTTTACACCGACGCAGCGATTTGGCTACTTGATGGTTTCGCTGTTGGCTGTGGCCCTGGTGGGTGACCTGCTCTTTTTGCCAGCTTTGTTGGCTGGTCCCTTAGGACGCGTTTTCCGGCCAGATCATAAGGCTCGCAGCAAGAAGGATGACGACGGCGACCAAGAGGAAGCCTCAATGGAGACAGAGAATTCCGAGTCACCGTCTGCCATCGAATCGGAGCTCGAAGAAACGGAAGAACCCCGCGTCTATCCGGTGCATGGGCGAAGCCGGCCCGCTTGA
- a CDS encoding NAD-dependent epimerase/dehydratase family protein, which produces MRVLVTGATGFVGNNVVRMLLQQGKKVRVMVRDPRADKSLAGLDIEVVQGDIKDEDNVRTAAMGADAIIHSAAMVHIGWTKEKAMRQTNVEGTRIVGLAALKHNIRLVHVSSVDALGVGQEDAPANEETPREGKTPCPYVVTKREAEEELQKLVAEGLNAVIVNPGLMFGPWDWKPSSGRMLISVIKKQPPLAPSGGGTTCDVRDVAQACINAIEQGRVGENYILGGENLSYFDLWTRIANLTGRRPPWRKLGPYIAGAVGYLSDTWATMEGKEGEVNSAAIKMGSLFHFYSSNKAKAELGYKNRPLDQTIEDAWQWFRKQGYLPA; this is translated from the coding sequence GTGCGGGTACTCGTCACAGGAGCAACAGGATTCGTCGGAAACAACGTCGTTCGCATGCTGCTTCAGCAAGGGAAGAAGGTGCGGGTGATGGTTCGTGATCCGCGCGCTGACAAAAGCTTGGCGGGCCTTGATATCGAAGTAGTACAGGGAGATATCAAAGACGAAGACAACGTTCGCACCGCCGCGATGGGAGCCGATGCCATCATTCACTCCGCTGCGATGGTCCACATTGGTTGGACGAAAGAAAAAGCGATGCGGCAGACCAACGTAGAAGGAACGCGAATCGTTGGCTTGGCAGCGCTCAAGCATAACATCCGTCTCGTCCATGTCTCGTCGGTCGATGCCTTGGGAGTCGGCCAAGAAGATGCTCCGGCCAATGAAGAAACGCCGCGCGAGGGAAAGACCCCCTGCCCCTACGTGGTGACGAAACGGGAAGCGGAGGAGGAACTTCAAAAGCTGGTTGCTGAAGGGCTCAATGCGGTGATCGTGAATCCAGGTCTGATGTTCGGACCGTGGGATTGGAAACCATCCTCGGGACGAATGCTGATATCAGTAATTAAGAAACAGCCGCCGTTAGCACCAAGTGGTGGCGGAACCACGTGCGATGTGCGCGATGTCGCCCAGGCATGTATTAACGCGATTGAACAAGGACGTGTCGGAGAAAACTACATCCTGGGTGGCGAGAATCTCAGCTACTTCGACCTCTGGACTCGAATTGCGAACCTCACCGGCCGACGGCCTCCCTGGCGAAAGTTGGGACCGTACATCGCGGGTGCCGTAGGTTACCTCAGTGATACGTGGGCAACAATGGAAGGTAAAGAAGGGGAAGTCAATTCGGCCGCGATCAAAATGGGATCGCTCTTCCACTTCTATTCGAGTAACAAAGCGAAGGCCGAACTCGGTTACAAAAACCGGCCACTTGATCAAACGATCGAGGATGCCTGGCAGTGGTTCCGTAAACAAGGCTATCTACCGGCCTGA